A region from the Stutzerimonas stutzeri genome encodes:
- the rho gene encoding transcription termination factor Rho — protein sequence MNLTELKQKPITELLEMAEQMGIDNMARSRKQDVIFSLLKKHAKSGEEISGDGVLEILQDGFGFLRSADSSYLAGPDDIYVSPSQIRRFNLRTGDTIVGKIRPPKEGERYFALLKVDTINFDRPENAKSKILFENLTPLFPNQRLTMEAGNGSTEDLTGRVIDLCAPIGKGQRGLIVAPPKAGKTIMLQNIASNITRNNPECHLIVLLIDERPEEVTEMQRTVRGEVVASTFDEPPTRHVQVAEMVIEKAKRLVEHKKDVVILLDSITRLARAYNTVIPSSGKVLTGGVDAHALEKPKRFFGAARNIEEGGSLTILATALVETGSKMDEVIYEEFKGTGNLELQLDRRIAEKRVFPAININRSGTRREELLTSEDELQRIWILRKLLHPMDETAAIEFLLDKLKDTKTNDEFFMSMKRK from the coding sequence ATGAATCTGACCGAACTTAAGCAAAAGCCCATCACCGAACTGCTGGAAATGGCCGAACAGATGGGCATCGACAACATGGCCCGTTCGCGCAAGCAGGACGTGATTTTCTCCTTGCTGAAAAAGCACGCGAAAAGCGGTGAGGAAATCTCCGGTGATGGCGTGCTGGAGATTCTGCAAGACGGCTTCGGCTTCCTGCGCTCCGCGGATTCGTCCTATCTCGCCGGCCCTGACGACATCTATGTCTCGCCGAGCCAGATTCGCCGCTTCAACCTGCGTACCGGTGACACCATCGTCGGCAAGATCCGTCCGCCGAAGGAAGGCGAGCGCTATTTCGCGCTGCTCAAGGTCGACACGATCAACTTCGACCGTCCGGAAAACGCCAAGAGCAAGATCCTGTTCGAGAACCTGACGCCGCTGTTCCCCAACCAGCGTCTGACGATGGAAGCCGGCAACGGCTCCACCGAAGACCTGACCGGCCGGGTAATCGACCTCTGTGCCCCGATCGGCAAGGGCCAGCGCGGCCTGATCGTCGCTCCGCCAAAGGCGGGCAAGACGATCATGCTGCAGAACATCGCGAGCAACATTACCCGTAACAATCCCGAGTGCCATCTGATCGTTCTGCTGATCGACGAGCGCCCGGAAGAAGTGACCGAAATGCAGCGCACCGTGCGCGGCGAAGTGGTCGCCTCGACCTTCGACGAGCCGCCGACCCGCCATGTGCAGGTCGCCGAAATGGTGATCGAGAAGGCCAAGCGCCTGGTCGAGCACAAGAAGGATGTGGTCATCCTGCTCGACTCCATCACCCGTCTGGCGCGCGCCTACAACACAGTGATCCCGAGCTCCGGCAAGGTGCTGACCGGCGGTGTCGACGCCCATGCCCTGGAAAAGCCCAAGCGCTTCTTCGGTGCGGCGCGCAATATCGAGGAGGGTGGCAGTCTGACCATTCTCGCTACCGCGCTGGTGGAAACCGGCTCGAAGATGGACGAGGTGATCTACGAGGAATTCAAGGGTACCGGTAACCTCGAGTTGCAGCTGGACCGCCGCATCGCCGAGAAGCGTGTATTCCCCGCGATCAACATCAACCGTTCGGGTACTCGTCGCGAGGAGTTGCTGACCAGCGAGGATGAGCTGCAGCGCATCTGGATTCTGCGCAAGCTGCTGCATCCGATGGATGAGACGGCCGCCATCGAGTTCCTGCTCGACAAGCTCAAGGACACCAAGACCAACGACGAATTCTTCATGTCGATGAAGCGCAAGTAA
- the ppx gene encoding exopolyphosphatase, with translation MRPPATEPMPMIAAIDLGSNSFHMVLARTSNGEMRILERLGEKVQLAAGIDENRMLDDAAMQRGLDCLRRFAQLVNHLPQGAVRVVGTNALREARNRAQFIRQAETIIDHQVEVISGREEARLIYLGVSHTFPTSTGKRLVVDIGGGSSEFIIGEGFDSLLRESLQMGCVSFTQRFFRDGKITAARYAQAYTAARLELMSIEHGLRRLGWQDAVGASGTIRAVGLAIKGAGMGNGEVSADGIGWLKRKLFKLGDVDKLDMDGIKPDRRGIFPAGLAILEAIFDSLELTRMAHSEGALREGVLYDLIGRHHHEDIRDRTLSFLMERYHVDTEQAARVESKALEAFDQVSADWGLDEDWLRELLGWAARVHEVGLDIAHYHYHKHGAYLIEHSDLPGFSRQDQQMLALLVRGHRRNIPKQKFEELSEDGVKLTQLCVLLRFAILFHHIRGPQQAPEFTLKAGDNSLDVAFPEGWLANNPLTQADFALEADWLKRIDFTLTVR, from the coding sequence ATGCGCCCACCAGCCACCGAACCCATGCCGATGATCGCCGCCATCGATCTCGGCTCGAACAGCTTTCACATGGTCCTGGCTCGCACCAGCAACGGTGAGATGCGCATCCTCGAGCGGCTCGGCGAGAAGGTCCAGCTCGCCGCCGGCATCGATGAAAACAGGATGCTCGATGACGCTGCGATGCAACGTGGGCTCGACTGCCTGCGCCGCTTCGCTCAGCTGGTCAATCATCTGCCGCAGGGGGCGGTGCGCGTGGTGGGTACCAATGCCTTGCGCGAGGCGCGCAACCGCGCGCAATTCATACGCCAGGCGGAAACCATCATCGACCATCAGGTGGAAGTCATCTCCGGTCGGGAGGAAGCGCGGCTGATCTACCTCGGCGTCTCGCATACCTTCCCGACATCCACCGGCAAACGCCTGGTGGTCGATATCGGCGGCGGCAGCAGTGAGTTCATCATCGGCGAAGGCTTCGACTCGCTATTGCGCGAAAGCCTGCAGATGGGCTGCGTCAGCTTCACCCAGCGCTTCTTCCGCGACGGCAAGATCACGGCGGCGCGTTATGCCCAGGCGTATACGGCGGCCCGCCTGGAGCTGATGAGCATCGAGCACGGCTTGCGCCGGCTCGGCTGGCAGGACGCGGTAGGCGCTTCGGGCACCATCCGCGCCGTCGGGCTGGCGATCAAGGGTGCCGGAATGGGTAATGGCGAAGTCAGCGCCGACGGCATCGGCTGGCTCAAGCGCAAATTGTTCAAACTGGGTGACGTCGACAAGCTGGACATGGACGGCATCAAGCCAGACCGCCGCGGCATATTCCCCGCGGGCCTGGCCATTCTCGAGGCGATTTTCGACTCCCTGGAACTCACCCGCATGGCCCATTCGGAAGGGGCGCTGCGCGAGGGCGTGCTTTACGACCTGATCGGTCGGCATCACCACGAAGACATCCGCGACCGGACCCTGAGCTTCCTCATGGAGCGCTACCACGTCGACACCGAGCAGGCGGCACGGGTCGAAAGCAAGGCGCTGGAAGCCTTCGACCAGGTCTCAGCCGACTGGGGGCTGGACGAGGACTGGCTGCGTGAACTGCTGGGCTGGGCCGCCCGGGTGCACGAGGTCGGTCTGGACATCGCCCACTACCATTACCACAAGCACGGCGCCTACCTGATCGAGCATTCCGACCTGCCCGGTTTTTCCCGTCAGGATCAGCAGATGCTGGCGCTGCTGGTGCGCGGGCATCGTCGCAATATACCCAAGCAGAAATTCGAGGAGCTGAGCGAGGACGGCGTCAAGCTGACACAGCTGTGCGTGCTGCTGCGCTTCGCCATTCTCTTTCATCACATTCGCGGGCCTCAGCAGGCGCCGGAATTCACCCTCAAGGCCGGCGACAACAGCCTGGATGTCGCCTTTCCCGAAGGCTGGCTGGCCAACAACCCGCTGACCCAGGCCGATTTCGCGCTGGAAGCGGATTGGCTCAAGCGGATCGACTTCACCCTGACCGTACGCTGA
- the trxA gene encoding thioredoxin TrxA: protein MSEYINNVSDSSFEQDVLQADGPVLVDYWAEWCGPCKMIAPVLDEIAKDYEGKLKVCKLNIDENQETPPKYGVRGIPTLMLFKNGNVEATKVGALSKSQLAAFLDSNI, encoded by the coding sequence ATGAGCGAATACATCAACAATGTCAGCGACAGCAGCTTCGAGCAGGACGTGCTCCAGGCAGATGGCCCCGTGCTGGTCGATTACTGGGCCGAGTGGTGTGGTCCCTGCAAGATGATCGCTCCGGTACTCGACGAAATTGCCAAGGATTACGAAGGCAAGCTGAAGGTCTGCAAGCTGAACATCGACGAGAACCAGGAAACCCCGCCGAAGTATGGCGTGCGCGGTATCCCGACGCTGATGCTGTTCAAGAACGGCAATGTCGAGGCCACCAAGGTGGGTGCGCTGTCCAAGTCCCAACTGGCCGCGTTCCTGGACAGCAATATCTGA
- the ubiD gene encoding 4-hydroxy-3-polyprenylbenzoate decarboxylase, translated as MQYRDLRDFISGLEQRGELKRISTGVSPVLEMTEICDRTLRKQGPALLFENPTGFDMPVLGNLFGTPKRVALGMGAEDVSELREIGKLLAFLKEPEPPKGLKDAWSKLPIYKKVISMAPKVLKDAPCQEVLQEGDEVDLSSLPVQTCWPGDAGPLITWGLTITKGPNKERQNLGIYRQQVIGRNKVIMRWLSHRGGALDFREWCEKYPDRPYPVAVALGADPATILGAVTPVPDSLSEYAFAGLLRGSRTELVKCRGSDLQVPAGAEIVLEGHIQPGEMADEGPYGDHTGYYNEVDRFPVFTVERITRRRDAIYHSTYTGRPPDEPAILGVALNEVFVPILQKQFPEITDFYLPPEGCSYRMAVVTMKKQYPGHAKRVMLGVWSFLRQFMYTKFVIVTDDDIDARDWNDVIWAVTTRMDPKRDTVMIENTPIDYLDFASPISGLGSKMGLDATHKWPGETSREWGRAIVQDPAVKQRVDELWAELGID; from the coding sequence ATGCAGTATCGCGATCTGCGCGACTTTATCAGCGGCCTGGAACAACGCGGCGAGCTCAAGCGCATCTCGACAGGCGTCTCTCCCGTTCTGGAAATGACCGAAATCTGCGACCGCACCCTGCGCAAGCAAGGGCCGGCGCTGCTGTTCGAAAATCCGACCGGCTTCGATATGCCGGTACTCGGCAATCTGTTCGGCACGCCCAAGCGTGTCGCTCTGGGCATGGGCGCCGAAGATGTTTCCGAGCTGCGTGAGATCGGCAAGCTGCTGGCGTTTCTCAAGGAGCCCGAGCCTCCGAAGGGATTGAAGGATGCCTGGAGCAAGCTGCCGATCTACAAAAAAGTCATCAGCATGGCACCGAAGGTGCTCAAGGACGCCCCCTGCCAAGAGGTGCTGCAGGAAGGGGACGAGGTCGATCTGTCCAGCCTGCCGGTACAGACTTGCTGGCCGGGCGATGCCGGGCCGCTGATCACTTGGGGCCTGACGATTACCAAGGGGCCTAACAAGGAGCGCCAGAACCTCGGTATCTATCGCCAGCAGGTGATCGGCCGCAACAAGGTGATCATGCGCTGGCTCAGCCATCGCGGCGGAGCACTGGATTTCCGCGAGTGGTGCGAGAAATACCCGGATCGACCCTACCCGGTGGCGGTGGCGCTGGGCGCGGATCCGGCCACCATTCTCGGGGCGGTCACGCCGGTTCCGGATTCGCTGTCCGAGTACGCGTTCGCCGGCCTGCTGCGCGGCAGCCGCACCGAGCTGGTCAAGTGCCGCGGCAGTGATCTGCAGGTGCCAGCGGGTGCGGAGATCGTCCTCGAAGGCCATATCCAGCCTGGCGAGATGGCCGATGAGGGGCCCTATGGCGACCATACCGGCTACTACAACGAAGTCGATCGCTTCCCGGTGTTCACCGTCGAACGCATCACCAGGCGCCGCGATGCGATCTATCACAGCACCTACACCGGCCGGCCGCCGGATGAGCCGGCGATACTCGGCGTCGCGCTGAACGAAGTGTTCGTGCCGATCCTGCAGAAGCAGTTCCCGGAGATCACCGACTTCTACCTACCGCCGGAAGGTTGCTCCTACCGCATGGCGGTGGTGACCATGAAGAAACAATACCCCGGCCACGCCAAGCGGGTGATGCTGGGCGTCTGGAGCTTCCTGCGCCAGTTCATGTATACCAAGTTCGTGATCGTTACCGACGACGATATCGATGCGCGTGACTGGAACGATGTGATCTGGGCTGTCACCACGCGAATGGACCCCAAGCGCGACACGGTGATGATCGAGAACACGCCGATCGACTATCTGGATTTCGCGTCGCCGATTTCCGGTCTGGGCAGCAAGATGGGGCTCGATGCGACCCATAAGTGGCCGGGCGAGACCAGTCGCGAGTGGGGCCGTGCCATTGTGCAGGACCCGGCGGTCAAGCAGCGGGTCGACGAACTCTGGGCCGAGCTGGGTATCGACTGA
- the rpmE gene encoding 50S ribosomal protein L31 — protein MKADIHPNYVEIEATCSCGNVIQTRSTLGKNLSIDVCSECHPFYTGKQKVLDTGGRIDRFKQRFGVFGAK, from the coding sequence ATGAAAGCCGATATCCATCCTAACTACGTTGAAATCGAAGCCACTTGCAGCTGCGGCAACGTCATCCAGACTCGCTCCACGCTGGGCAAGAACCTGAGCATCGACGTTTGCTCCGAGTGCCATCCGTTCTACACCGGCAAGCAGAAAGTGCTGGATACCGGCGGCCGTATCGACCGCTTCAAGCAGCGCTTCGGTGTGTTCGGCGCCAAGTAA
- the argS gene encoding arginine--tRNA ligase → MKDSIRHLIQQALSRLTAEGVLPEGLSPTIQVENTRDKTHGDFASNIAMMLAKPAGMKPRELAQKLIEALPSDASVSKVEIAGPGFLNFFQNSAALADRLDAALADPQLGVSKAGPAQRVVVDLSSPNLAKEMHVGHLRSTIIGDAVARVLEFLGDEVIRQNHVGDWGTQFGMLLAYLEENPSAAESELSDLEQFYRAAKKRFDDSQAFADRARELVVKLQAGDADCLRLWTRFNEISLSHCQKVYDRLNVKLSPDDVMGESAYNAELSDIVASLRAEGLLSESNGAQCVFLEEFKNAEGNPLPVIVQKAGGGYLYATTDLASMRYRSRQLKADRALYFVDQRQALHFQMAFEVARRAGFVDPAMQLEHMGFGTMNGADGRPFKTRDGGTVKLVDLLDEAEQRAYSLVKGKNPDLDEAELRQIARAVGIGAVKYADLSKHRTSDYSFNFDQMLSFEGNTAPYLLYAYTRVASVFRKLGTGMDGLAGEIRLEAEQEQALGAKLAQFGEVLNSVGEKGVPHLLCSYLYDLAGLFSSFYEHCPILTAENDAVKQSRLRLAALTGKTLQQGLELLGLETLERM, encoded by the coding sequence ATGAAAGACAGCATTCGCCATCTGATCCAGCAAGCCCTGAGCCGCCTTACCGCTGAAGGCGTGCTGCCCGAAGGATTGAGCCCGACCATTCAGGTGGAGAACACACGCGACAAGACTCACGGGGATTTCGCCAGCAACATCGCCATGATGCTGGCCAAACCCGCCGGGATGAAACCACGCGAGCTGGCACAGAAGCTCATCGAGGCATTGCCGTCCGATGCCAGCGTCAGCAAAGTGGAAATCGCCGGCCCCGGCTTTCTCAACTTCTTCCAGAACAGTGCCGCGCTGGCCGACCGCCTGGACGCAGCACTCGCCGATCCACAGCTGGGCGTGAGCAAGGCGGGCCCAGCACAGCGCGTCGTGGTCGACCTGTCGTCGCCGAACCTGGCGAAGGAAATGCACGTCGGCCACCTACGCTCGACCATCATCGGCGATGCCGTGGCGCGGGTGCTGGAGTTTCTCGGCGACGAGGTGATCCGGCAGAACCACGTCGGCGATTGGGGCACACAGTTCGGCATGCTGCTGGCCTACCTCGAGGAAAACCCCAGCGCCGCAGAAAGCGAGCTATCGGACCTCGAACAGTTCTATCGCGCCGCGAAAAAGCGCTTTGACGACTCGCAAGCGTTCGCCGACCGCGCCCGTGAGCTGGTGGTGAAGCTGCAAGCCGGCGATGCCGATTGCCTGAGGCTTTGGACGCGTTTCAACGAAATATCCCTCTCGCACTGCCAGAAGGTCTATGACCGCCTCAACGTCAAGCTGTCGCCGGACGATGTCATGGGTGAAAGCGCCTACAACGCCGAGCTGAGCGACATCGTCGCATCGCTCAGGGCCGAGGGACTGCTTAGCGAAAGCAACGGAGCCCAGTGTGTCTTCCTCGAGGAATTCAAGAACGCCGAGGGCAATCCGCTCCCGGTGATCGTCCAGAAGGCCGGCGGCGGCTACCTGTATGCGACCACCGACCTGGCCTCCATGCGCTACCGCAGCCGGCAGCTAAAGGCCGATCGCGCCCTGTACTTCGTCGATCAGCGTCAGGCCCTGCATTTCCAGATGGCTTTCGAAGTCGCCCGCCGCGCCGGTTTCGTGGACCCGGCCATGCAACTCGAACACATGGGCTTCGGCACCATGAACGGCGCCGATGGCCGCCCGTTCAAGACGCGGGACGGAGGCACCGTCAAACTGGTCGACCTGCTCGACGAGGCCGAACAGCGCGCCTACAGCCTGGTAAAAGGCAAGAACCCCGATCTGGACGAAGCGGAACTGCGGCAGATCGCGCGTGCGGTCGGCATCGGCGCGGTGAAATACGCCGACCTGTCCAAGCATCGCACCAGCGACTACAGCTTCAACTTCGATCAGATGCTCAGCTTCGAAGGCAACACCGCGCCCTACCTGCTCTATGCCTATACCCGGGTGGCCAGCGTGTTCCGCAAGCTCGGCACCGGCATGGACGGGCTCGCTGGCGAGATCCGGCTCGAAGCCGAACAGGAACAGGCACTGGGAGCCAAGCTCGCACAGTTCGGTGAAGTGCTTAACAGCGTTGGCGAAAAAGGCGTGCCGCATCTGCTGTGCAGCTATCTGTATGACCTGGCCGGATTATTCTCCAGCTTCTACGAGCACTGCCCGATCCTTACCGCGGAGAATGACGCCGTGAAACAGAGCCGCCTGCGCCTCGCCGCCCTGACCGGCAAGACCCTCCAGCAAGGCCTGGAGCTGCTTGGCCTGGAAACGCTGGAGCGGATGTAA
- a CDS encoding CDP-6-deoxy-delta-3,4-glucoseen reductase: protein MKVTLQPSGAVLDVERGELILDAARRLGYDCPQACRNGNCQICAALLVNGRVRQRGESHDHGEVFACLAEPEEDCVLLWDGVLAPGELPVRALSCQLISCEAVGGDVFRLLLRAPAGKPPRYHAGQYLLLQREDGEYSAFSLASAPGRGRELELHVLAREPSTIGLLEFLRRRGMVNVQMPFGDTHLAELPDGPLVLIAAGTGMAQMHSLIEHCRAQGFPHPVHLYWGVRRPEDFYQLPHWDEWQSMPNLQLHQVVSDVCGWPGRCGMLHEAVCEDFSDLKPVHVYASGSPAMIYGTLDALVEAGMDATQMRADVFAYAPRAS, encoded by the coding sequence ATGAAAGTTACCCTGCAACCCTCCGGTGCGGTGCTCGATGTCGAGCGCGGCGAGCTGATTCTCGATGCGGCTCGCCGGCTGGGCTACGACTGCCCGCAGGCCTGCCGTAATGGCAATTGCCAGATATGCGCCGCGCTGCTGGTCAACGGCCGGGTGCGCCAGCGCGGCGAGAGCCACGACCACGGCGAGGTTTTCGCCTGTCTGGCCGAGCCTGAAGAGGATTGTGTTCTGCTCTGGGATGGTGTGCTCGCACCCGGTGAGCTGCCGGTGCGCGCGCTCAGTTGCCAATTGATCAGCTGTGAAGCGGTTGGCGGCGACGTGTTTCGGTTGCTGCTCCGCGCACCCGCAGGCAAGCCGCCGCGCTATCACGCCGGACAATACCTGCTGTTGCAGCGAGAGGATGGCGAATACAGCGCGTTTTCGCTGGCGTCCGCGCCTGGGCGTGGTCGAGAGCTGGAATTACACGTGCTGGCGCGCGAGCCATCGACGATCGGCTTGCTCGAATTTCTCAGGCGTCGCGGAATGGTCAACGTGCAGATGCCGTTCGGCGACACCCATCTTGCCGAGCTGCCGGATGGACCGTTGGTGCTGATCGCCGCGGGAACCGGCATGGCGCAGATGCACAGTCTGATCGAGCATTGCCGTGCCCAGGGATTCCCTCATCCGGTACACCTGTACTGGGGCGTTCGGCGCCCAGAGGATTTCTACCAGTTGCCGCATTGGGATGAATGGCAGAGCATGCCCAATCTGCAGCTACATCAGGTGGTCAGTGATGTCTGCGGCTGGCCGGGACGTTGCGGCATGCTGCACGAAGCCGTCTGTGAGGATTTCAGCGATCTGAAGCCGGTTCACGTCTACGCCAGCGGCTCCCCGGCGATGATCTACGGCACGCTGGATGCGCTGGTCGAGGCTGGGATGGACGCAACGCAGATGCGTGCGGACGTGTTCGCTTACGCGCCGCGAGCGTCATAA
- a CDS encoding SPOR domain-containing protein, translating to MAARKKPAPKRGASRYQAPAKKPVPGWIWLICGLVIGGFIMFLTNLEPGGKEIKRDKETAKPKEQPKRSAPSNGQAVKPKYDFYTLLPESEVILPPEPPKPEVPTPTPEPVTPEDAAKIDAARAEAALNGQVPPPPPPTVTKAPVTQFFLQAGSFRQKNEAEKVRAQIILLGQDVRVENVTVRDEVWYRVLVGPYVDRDQLGKAQKTLAASGYSNLLLQQRQAR from the coding sequence GTGGCTGCCAGGAAGAAACCCGCCCCGAAGCGCGGCGCGAGCCGCTACCAAGCCCCGGCCAAGAAGCCCGTTCCCGGCTGGATCTGGCTGATCTGCGGGCTGGTCATTGGCGGCTTCATCATGTTCCTGACGAACCTGGAGCCCGGCGGCAAGGAGATCAAGCGGGACAAGGAAACCGCCAAGCCCAAGGAGCAACCGAAGCGCTCGGCTCCGAGCAACGGCCAGGCGGTCAAGCCGAAGTACGACTTCTACACCCTGCTGCCAGAGTCCGAAGTCATCTTGCCGCCTGAGCCACCCAAGCCCGAGGTGCCGACGCCGACACCGGAGCCAGTCACGCCCGAGGATGCCGCGAAAATCGACGCCGCACGCGCCGAGGCAGCGCTGAACGGTCAGGTTCCGCCACCACCGCCCCCTACCGTGACCAAGGCGCCAGTGACGCAGTTTTTTCTGCAGGCCGGCTCATTCCGCCAGAAGAACGAGGCGGAAAAGGTTCGCGCACAGATCATCCTGCTCGGCCAGGACGTTCGGGTGGAAAACGTGACCGTCCGCGATGAGGTCTGGTATCGGGTACTGGTTGGCCCCTACGTCGATCGAGACCAACTCGGCAAGGCGCAGAAGACCCTGGCAGCCAGCGGTTACAGCAACCTGCTGCTACAGCAACGGCAAGCCCGCTGA
- a CDS encoding primosomal protein N', which yields MPQPILRVALPSPLRRLFDYLPPAGASSAALQPGMRLRVPFGRRDVVGILIEVASHSEVPEAKLKPALALLDARSPLPPALFKLCLWTAHYYQHSLGDTLSWALPVLLRQGEPAEARQERFWHVTSGARPEDPRLSRAPRQREALKTIAQHPHGVAHSLLTQLQLSKDSLDLLLQKGLLHVETRRCHQARRHQGSWLLQPELPLNGEQRAAFEAIHAGLGSFQTYLLAGVTGSGKTEVYLQLIHQVLEAGKQALVLIPEINLGPQTLARFEQRFNARIALLHSNVNDRDRLDAWLAARDGEADIIIGTRSALFTPMKNPGLIILDEEHDASYKQQEGLRYHARDLAVVRARQENLPILLGSATPSLESLHNAHIGRYALLKLTQRAGGAKAPRFLRLDVKSRPLDSGISGPLQQAMAQTLAAGQQVLVFLNRRGFAPSLLCHDCGWLSQCPRCDARMTLHQRHNELRCHHCGHAERPPRSCPECQKLDLRPVGAGTERAEERLGVLFPDYPVLRIDRDSTSRKGSMEQLLGTINRGEPCLLVGTQMLAKGHHFPRVTLVAILDADGGLFSADFRASERMAQLIVQVAGRAGRAGEPGKVIIQTHLADHPLLVQLTEQGYFAFAEQALSERRAAGLPPFSHLALLRAEAAKPGQAEDFLDQACGQAEQLLGQLGLDGIELLGPVPAPMERRAGRFRAQLLLQANARAPLHKLMSAWLPLVEALPGSRTVRWSLDIDPIDLF from the coding sequence GTGCCCCAACCCATACTTCGCGTTGCGCTGCCCTCGCCTTTGCGCAGGCTCTTCGACTACCTCCCGCCCGCCGGCGCTTCTAGTGCCGCACTGCAGCCAGGCATGCGGCTGCGGGTGCCGTTCGGCCGTCGCGATGTCGTTGGCATACTGATCGAAGTCGCCAGTCATAGCGAGGTGCCGGAAGCGAAACTCAAACCAGCGCTGGCCTTGCTCGACGCCCGCTCGCCGCTGCCGCCGGCACTGTTCAAGCTGTGCCTGTGGACCGCCCACTATTATCAGCACAGCCTTGGCGACACCCTCAGCTGGGCGCTACCGGTCCTGCTGCGCCAAGGCGAACCCGCCGAAGCGCGGCAGGAGCGCTTCTGGCATGTAACCAGCGGTGCACGCCCGGAAGACCCGCGCCTGAGCCGTGCGCCGCGCCAGCGCGAGGCGTTGAAGACGATCGCCCAACACCCGCACGGAGTGGCTCACTCACTGCTGACACAGCTGCAGTTGAGCAAGGACAGCCTCGACCTTCTGCTTCAGAAGGGCCTGCTGCACGTCGAGACCCGCCGCTGCCATCAGGCCCGACGCCATCAAGGCAGCTGGCTGCTGCAACCAGAGCTGCCGCTGAATGGCGAACAGCGTGCGGCCTTCGAGGCCATACACGCAGGCCTGGGCAGCTTCCAGACCTACCTCCTGGCCGGCGTCACCGGCAGCGGCAAGACCGAGGTCTATCTGCAACTGATCCATCAGGTGCTCGAAGCCGGCAAACAGGCCCTGGTGCTGATCCCGGAAATAAATCTCGGCCCACAGACCCTGGCGCGCTTCGAACAGCGCTTCAATGCGCGTATCGCCCTGTTGCATTCCAATGTCAACGATCGTGACCGCCTGGACGCCTGGCTGGCAGCGCGAGACGGCGAGGCGGACATCATCATCGGCACCCGTTCGGCGCTGTTCACCCCGATGAAAAACCCGGGGCTGATCATTCTCGATGAGGAGCACGACGCGTCCTATAAACAGCAGGAGGGCCTGCGCTACCACGCCCGCGACCTGGCCGTGGTCCGGGCGCGTCAGGAGAACCTGCCGATCCTGCTCGGGTCGGCGACGCCGTCACTGGAAAGCCTGCACAACGCGCACATCGGTCGTTACGCGCTATTGAAGCTGACCCAGCGAGCCGGAGGAGCAAAAGCACCGCGCTTTCTGCGCCTGGATGTCAAAAGCCGCCCACTGGATTCCGGGATTTCCGGCCCGCTGCAGCAGGCCATGGCGCAGACGCTTGCCGCAGGACAGCAGGTGCTGGTGTTCCTGAACCGCCGCGGCTTCGCCCCGTCACTGCTCTGCCATGATTGCGGCTGGCTCAGCCAATGCCCGCGCTGCGACGCCCGGATGACCCTGCACCAGCGTCACAACGAGCTACGCTGCCACCATTGCGGCCACGCCGAGCGCCCGCCACGTAGCTGCCCGGAATGTCAAAAGCTCGACCTGCGTCCGGTAGGCGCCGGTACCGAGCGCGCCGAAGAACGACTGGGCGTTCTGTTTCCGGACTACCCGGTGCTGCGCATCGATCGCGACAGCACGTCACGCAAGGGCTCGATGGAGCAGCTGTTGGGCACCATCAACCGCGGTGAACCTTGCCTGCTCGTCGGCACGCAGATGCTTGCCAAAGGCCACCATTTCCCGCGAGTCACCCTGGTCGCCATCCTCGACGCCGACGGCGGCTTGTTCTCCGCAGATTTTCGCGCCAGCGAACGGATGGCCCAACTGATCGTGCAAGTGGCCGGTCGCGCGGGGCGGGCCGGCGAACCCGGCAAGGTGATCATCCAGACCCATTTGGCCGACCATCCGCTGCTGGTGCAGCTCACCGAGCAAGGCTATTTCGCCTTTGCCGAGCAAGCCCTGAGCGAGCGTCGCGCCGCCGGGCTGCCACCCTTCAGCCACCTGGCCCTGTTGCGCGCCGAAGCGGCGAAGCCCGGGCAGGCCGAAGACTTCCTCGATCAGGCTTGCGGCCAGGCCGAACAGCTTTTGGGCCAACTCGGGCTCGACGGCATCGAGCTGCTGGGCCCGGTGCCCGCTCCAATGGAACGACGCGCCGGCCGTTTCCGAGCACAACTGTTGCTGCAGGCCAATGCACGAGCCCCGCTGCACAAACTGATGAGCGCATGGCTGCCACTGGTGGAGGCGCTACCTGGCAGCCGTACGGTGCGGTGGTCGCTGGATATCGACCCGATCGATCTGTTCTGA